One segment of Toxotes jaculatrix isolate fToxJac2 chromosome 8, fToxJac2.pri, whole genome shotgun sequence DNA contains the following:
- the chn2 gene encoding beta-chimaerin isoform X1: MAASSNSSLSGSSLSSDPEDYQPPIWKSYLYQLQQEAPRPKRITCPQEMETRPKYYGREFHGVISREYADELLAGVEGAYLIRESQRQPGTHTLALRFGHQTLNYRLFYDGKHFVGEKRFESVHDLVTDALITLYIETKAAEYIAKMTTNPIYEHLGYTSLLKDKMVHRLSRGRTEPRRVTFQRDERISSPLVRRSALKDTPEKQCSYEKIHNFKVHTFRGPHWCEYCANFMWGLIAQGVRCSDCGLNVHKQCSKLVPSDCQPDLRRIKKVFSCDLTTLVKAHNTTRPMVVDMCIREIELRGMKSEGLYRVSGFSEHIEDARLAFDRDGEKADISANAYADINIIAGALKLYLRDLPIPVITFDLYSKFIQAAKIPNAESRLEAIHEGLLQLPPAHYETLRYLMAHLKRVTMFEKDNLMNAENLGIVFGPTLMQPPEQNALTTLNDMRQQKLVVQLMIEHEDVLF, translated from the exons ATGGCAGCATCCAGTAACTCAAGCCTCTCAGGttcatctctgtcctctg accCTGAGGATTACCAGCCACCCATATGGAAGTCTTACT TGTACCAGCTACAGCAGGAAGCCCCAAGACCAAAGAGGATCACATGTCCTCAGGAG ATGGAGACCAGACCCAAATACTATGGCAGAGA attTCATGGAGTGATCTCTCGAGAATATGCAGATGAGCTGCTGGCGGGAGTAGAGGGTGCTTACCTCATCAGGGAGAGCCAAAGACAGCCAGGGACACACACCTTGGCCTTAAG GTTCGGGCACCAGACCCTTAACTACAGATTGTTCTATGATGGGAAGCACTTTGTCGGGGAAAAGAGGTTCGAGTCGGTCCACGACCTTGTGACGGACGCCCTCATCACTCTTTACATCGAGACCAAGGCAGCGGAGTACATTgccaaaatgaccacaaacccCATCTATGAGCATCTTGGTTACACCTCGTTACTCAAGGACAAGATGGTGCACAGGCTGAGCCGTGGACGCACAGAACCACGCAGGGTCACTTTTCAGAGAGATGAAAGG ATATCCTCACCTCTGGTGCGACGGAGTGCCTTGAAAGACACACCGGAGAAGCAGTGCTCCTATGAGAAGATCCACAACTTTAAG GTACATACCTTTCGAGGGCCGCACTGGTGTGAGTACTGTGCCAACTTCATGTGGGGCCTCATCGCCCAGGGTGTCCGCTGCTCAG ATTGTGGGCTGAATGTACACAAACAGTGCTCCAAACTGGTTCCAAGCGACTGCCAGCCGGACCTGCGCAGGATAAAGAAAGTGTTTAGCTGTGACCTCACCACGCTTGTCAAAGCTCATAACACGACGCGACCCATGGTGGTGGACATGTGTATTCGAGAGATAGAGCTGAGAG GTATGAAATCTGAAGGTCTCTACCGAGTGTCTGGCTTCTCAGAGCACATAGAGGACGCGAGGCTCGCCTTTGACCGAG ACGGTGAAAAGGCGGACATTAGTGCCAATGCCTATGCAGACATCAACATCATTGCTGGTGCTTTGAAGCTCTACTTAAGAGACCTTCCCATTCCAGTCATTACATTTGACCTGTACTCCAAATTCATTCAAGCTGCAA AAATTCCAAATGCTGAATCCAGACTGGAGGCCATCCACGAGGGTTTGCTGCAGCTCCCCCCGGCCCACTACGAGACCCTACGATACTTGATGGCTCACCTCAAGAG ggTGACAATGTTCGAAAAGGACAATTTAATGAACGCTGAGAACCTGGGGATTGTCTTTGGTCCAACGCTTATGCAGCCACCGGAGCAGAATGCCTTGACAACCCTGAATGACATGAGGCAGCAGAAGCTAGTGGTGCAGCTTATGATAGAGCATGAAGATGTCTTATTCTAA
- the chn2 gene encoding beta-chimaerin isoform X2 translates to METRPKYYGREFHGVISREYADELLAGVEGAYLIRESQRQPGTHTLALRFGHQTLNYRLFYDGKHFVGEKRFESVHDLVTDALITLYIETKAAEYIAKMTTNPIYEHLGYTSLLKDKMVHRLSRGRTEPRRVTFQRDERISSPLVRRSALKDTPEKQCSYEKIHNFKVHTFRGPHWCEYCANFMWGLIAQGVRCSDCGLNVHKQCSKLVPSDCQPDLRRIKKVFSCDLTTLVKAHNTTRPMVVDMCIREIELRGMKSEGLYRVSGFSEHIEDARLAFDRDGEKADISANAYADINIIAGALKLYLRDLPIPVITFDLYSKFIQAAKIPNAESRLEAIHEGLLQLPPAHYETLRYLMAHLKRVTMFEKDNLMNAENLGIVFGPTLMQPPEQNALTTLNDMRQQKLVVQLMIEHEDVLF, encoded by the exons ATGGAGACCAGACCCAAATACTATGGCAGAGA attTCATGGAGTGATCTCTCGAGAATATGCAGATGAGCTGCTGGCGGGAGTAGAGGGTGCTTACCTCATCAGGGAGAGCCAAAGACAGCCAGGGACACACACCTTGGCCTTAAG GTTCGGGCACCAGACCCTTAACTACAGATTGTTCTATGATGGGAAGCACTTTGTCGGGGAAAAGAGGTTCGAGTCGGTCCACGACCTTGTGACGGACGCCCTCATCACTCTTTACATCGAGACCAAGGCAGCGGAGTACATTgccaaaatgaccacaaacccCATCTATGAGCATCTTGGTTACACCTCGTTACTCAAGGACAAGATGGTGCACAGGCTGAGCCGTGGACGCACAGAACCACGCAGGGTCACTTTTCAGAGAGATGAAAGG ATATCCTCACCTCTGGTGCGACGGAGTGCCTTGAAAGACACACCGGAGAAGCAGTGCTCCTATGAGAAGATCCACAACTTTAAG GTACATACCTTTCGAGGGCCGCACTGGTGTGAGTACTGTGCCAACTTCATGTGGGGCCTCATCGCCCAGGGTGTCCGCTGCTCAG ATTGTGGGCTGAATGTACACAAACAGTGCTCCAAACTGGTTCCAAGCGACTGCCAGCCGGACCTGCGCAGGATAAAGAAAGTGTTTAGCTGTGACCTCACCACGCTTGTCAAAGCTCATAACACGACGCGACCCATGGTGGTGGACATGTGTATTCGAGAGATAGAGCTGAGAG GTATGAAATCTGAAGGTCTCTACCGAGTGTCTGGCTTCTCAGAGCACATAGAGGACGCGAGGCTCGCCTTTGACCGAG ACGGTGAAAAGGCGGACATTAGTGCCAATGCCTATGCAGACATCAACATCATTGCTGGTGCTTTGAAGCTCTACTTAAGAGACCTTCCCATTCCAGTCATTACATTTGACCTGTACTCCAAATTCATTCAAGCTGCAA AAATTCCAAATGCTGAATCCAGACTGGAGGCCATCCACGAGGGTTTGCTGCAGCTCCCCCCGGCCCACTACGAGACCCTACGATACTTGATGGCTCACCTCAAGAG ggTGACAATGTTCGAAAAGGACAATTTAATGAACGCTGAGAACCTGGGGATTGTCTTTGGTCCAACGCTTATGCAGCCACCGGAGCAGAATGCCTTGACAACCCTGAATGACATGAGGCAGCAGAAGCTAGTGGTGCAGCTTATGATAGAGCATGAAGATGTCTTATTCTAA
- the fkbp14 gene encoding peptidyl-prolyl cis-trans isomerase FKBP14 isoform X2, translated as MCYRKSKYGDMLLVHYEGFLESNGTMFHSSRKHGDKNPVWFTLGMREVLKGWDKGLQNMCTGERRKLTVPPSLAYGKEGKGKIPPSSTLIFDIELIEIRNGPRSHESFRDMDLNDDWKLSRKEVKEYLKKEFEKHGYSPNDTHHDAMVEDIFKNEDEDKDGFISAREFTYQHDEL; from the exons ATGTGTTACCGCAAGTCAAAGTATGGAGACATGCTTCTGGTTCATTACGAGGGATTCTTGGAGAGTAATGGCACCATGTTTCATTCCAG CCGCAAACATGGGGATAAAAATCCAGTATGGTTCACTCTTGGGATGCGAGAGGTGCTTAAGGGTTGGGATAAGGGTCTGCAGAACATGTGCACAGGAGAGCGCAGGAAGCTGACCGTCCCTCCATCTCTAGCATATGGCAAGGAAGGAAAAG GCAAGATCCCTCCAAGCAGTACTCTAATTTTTGACATTGAGCTCATAGAGATTCGAAACGGTCCGAGATCACATGAGTCTTTCCGGGACATGGATCTCAATGATGACTGGAAGCTCTCCAGAAAGGAG GTGAAAGAGTATCTGAAGAAGGAATTTGAGAAACATGGATACTCACCTAATGACACACATCATGATGCGATGGTAGAGGACATCTTCAAAAATGAGGATGAAGATAAAGATGGTTTTATATCTGCGCGGGAATTCACCTACCAGCATGATGAGCTCTAA
- the fkbp14 gene encoding peptidyl-prolyl cis-trans isomerase FKBP14 isoform X1: MILFSLFSIFPSLFVFVNGGKLPEPEVKIEVVHKPFMCYRKSKYGDMLLVHYEGFLESNGTMFHSSRKHGDKNPVWFTLGMREVLKGWDKGLQNMCTGERRKLTVPPSLAYGKEGKGKIPPSSTLIFDIELIEIRNGPRSHESFRDMDLNDDWKLSRKEVKEYLKKEFEKHGYSPNDTHHDAMVEDIFKNEDEDKDGFISAREFTYQHDEL; the protein is encoded by the exons atgattcttttttctcttttctcgaTATTCCCctcattgtttgtgtttgtcaatGGGGGAAAACTGCCCGAGCCAGAAGTGAAAATTGAAGTTGTACACAAACCGTTCATGTGTTACCGCAAGTCAAAGTATGGAGACATGCTTCTGGTTCATTACGAGGGATTCTTGGAGAGTAATGGCACCATGTTTCATTCCAG CCGCAAACATGGGGATAAAAATCCAGTATGGTTCACTCTTGGGATGCGAGAGGTGCTTAAGGGTTGGGATAAGGGTCTGCAGAACATGTGCACAGGAGAGCGCAGGAAGCTGACCGTCCCTCCATCTCTAGCATATGGCAAGGAAGGAAAAG GCAAGATCCCTCCAAGCAGTACTCTAATTTTTGACATTGAGCTCATAGAGATTCGAAACGGTCCGAGATCACATGAGTCTTTCCGGGACATGGATCTCAATGATGACTGGAAGCTCTCCAGAAAGGAG GTGAAAGAGTATCTGAAGAAGGAATTTGAGAAACATGGATACTCACCTAATGACACACATCATGATGCGATGGTAGAGGACATCTTCAAAAATGAGGATGAAGATAAAGATGGTTTTATATCTGCGCGGGAATTCACCTACCAGCATGATGAGCTCTAA
- the plekha8 gene encoding pleckstrin homology domain-containing family A member 8 isoform X2 encodes MEGMLYKWTNYISGWQPRWFVLDGGTLSYYDSQEDAWKGCKGSIKISVCEIQVHSTDSTRVDLTIPGEQYFYLRAINAAERQKWLVALGTAKACLTDNRTKREKELQENTEALKTKMSELRLYCDLLLQQVNKIKENDEQGDTAETGIDTGNMVKSTCTTFLKTLEECMQIANRTFSSDMATQSPPGSPPVAAIKPQKIKPVNHLNQNLGEQWSDLAETSGEAIAHDDRSLDSAAEGPDESDRPEQHPSLSDTEASSANSSVHEERVDPTLYTTQNTSEIEHYDQPAEGGEENEADDQKGATQEQKHKVDQSQEHDDNNEDANAVQPQIQREAATDEPQLENETSRASSEPEDTEHVETFFSTMGHRFSDIRLDDDNGIPTQEFLDSCYAIVPVLDKLGSTVFAPVKMDFVGNIKKIHQKLMSDPHSFPTLQSIVLHEVQTDVTQVRNSATEALLWLRRGLKFLKEFLSEVNAGEQDIQGALNNAYGKTLRQYHGWVVRGVFALALRAAPSYQSFTAALVSSEGDELKSGFTSGMHRDLDVYLPAMEKQLAILDALYEEYNLESDEVV; translated from the exons atggAGGGAATGCTGTATAAGTGGACCAATTACATTAGCG GGTGGCAGCCTCGTTGGTTTGTGCTCGATGGAGGAACTTTGTCTTACTATGACTCTCAAGAGGATGCCTGGAAAGGTTGCAAGGGCAGcattaaaatttcagtttgtgaaaTCCAAG TTCATTCCACTGACTCTACACGAGTTGACCTGACCATACCAGGAGAGCAGTACTTTTACCTCAGAGCCATCAATGCAGCAGAAAGGCAGAAATGGCTGGTGGCATTGGGAACAGCCAAAGCTTGCCTGACAGACAACcgaacaaagagagaaaaag AGCTCCAGGAGAACACAGAGGCCCTGAAAACTAAGATGTCAGAACTCAGATTGTACTGTGACCTTCTTCTCCAACAAGTAAACAAGATCAAGGAGAATGATGAGCAAGGAGACACAGCGGAG aCAGGCATAGACACTGGAAACATGGTGAAGTCAACATGCACCACTTTCCTGAAGACACTAGAGGAATGCATGCAGATAGCAAATCGTACTTTTAGTTCGGATATGGCAACACAGAGTCCACCAGGATCTCCCCCAGTAGCAGCCATAAAACCCCAAAAG ATTAAACCTGTCAATCATCTAAATCAGAACCTTGGAGAACA ATGGAGCGATTTGGCTGAAACCTCAGGAGAAGCAATTGCACACGACGACCGGAGCCTTGACTCTGCAGCAGAGGGACCAGATGAATCAGATAGACCAGAACAGCACCCTTCCCTATCAG ACACTGAAGCAAGCAGCGCCAACAGCTCAGTCCACGAGGAGCGAGTTGATCCTACTCTATACACTACTCAGAATACCTCAGAGATTGAGCACTATGACCAACCAGCAGAGGGGGGTGAGGAAAATGAAGCTGATGATCAGAAGGGGGCAACACAAGAGCAGAAGCACAAAGTGGACCAAAGTCAAGAGCACGACGACAACAATGAGGACGCGAACGCTGTCCAGCCGCAGATTCAACGGGAGGCTGCTACAGACGAGCCTCAACTTGAAAACGAGACTTCCAGAGCTTCATCAGAGCCCGAAGACACAGAGCACGTGGAAACTTTCTTCAGCACAATGGGTCACAG atttagtgATATAAGACTGGACGACGACAATGGTATCCCTACACAAGAGTTTTTGGACTCATGCTATGCAATAGTGCCTGTATTAG ACAAACTGGGGTCCACTGTCTTTGCACCAGTTAAAATGGATTTTGTTGGAAATATAAAG AAAATACACCAGAAGCTGATGTCGGACCCTCACAGCTTCCCCACACTACAGTCTATTGTGCTGCATGAAGTCCAGACAGATGTCACCCAGGTGCGCAACTCAGCCACCGAGGCTCTGCTGTGGCTCAGACGAGGCCTAAAGTTCCTCAAAGAGTTTCTTTCAGAGGTCAACGCAGGAGAACAAGACATCCAGGGAGCACTAA ATAACGCCTATGGAAAGACCCTTCGACAGTACCATGGATGGGTTGTGCGAGGAGTGTTTGCT TTGGCCCTGAGAGCTGCCCCGTCTTATCAAAGTTTCACCGCTGCCTTAGTGTCAAGTGAGGGCGACGAGCTGAAGAGCGGCTTCACCAGCGGCATGCACAGGGACCTGGACGTGTACCTCCCGGCCATGGAGAAACAGCTGGCCATCCTGGATGCCCTATATGAAGAATACAACCTGGAGTCTGATGAGGTAGTGTGA
- the plekha8 gene encoding pleckstrin homology domain-containing family A member 8 isoform X1: MEGMLYKWTNYISGWQPRWFVLDGGTLSYYDSQEDAWKGCKGSIKISVCEIQVHSTDSTRVDLTIPGEQYFYLRAINAAERQKWLVALGTAKACLTDNRTKREKELQENTEALKTKMSELRLYCDLLLQQVNKIKENDEQGDTAETGIDTGNMVKSTCTTFLKTLEECMQIANRTFSSDMATQSPPGSPPVAAIKPQKIKPVNHLNQNLGEQWSDLAETSGEAIAHDDRSLDSAAEGPDESDRPEQHPSLSGKTDTEASSANSSVHEERVDPTLYTTQNTSEIEHYDQPAEGGEENEADDQKGATQEQKHKVDQSQEHDDNNEDANAVQPQIQREAATDEPQLENETSRASSEPEDTEHVETFFSTMGHRFSDIRLDDDNGIPTQEFLDSCYAIVPVLDKLGSTVFAPVKMDFVGNIKKIHQKLMSDPHSFPTLQSIVLHEVQTDVTQVRNSATEALLWLRRGLKFLKEFLSEVNAGEQDIQGALNNAYGKTLRQYHGWVVRGVFALALRAAPSYQSFTAALVSSEGDELKSGFTSGMHRDLDVYLPAMEKQLAILDALYEEYNLESDEVV; this comes from the exons atggAGGGAATGCTGTATAAGTGGACCAATTACATTAGCG GGTGGCAGCCTCGTTGGTTTGTGCTCGATGGAGGAACTTTGTCTTACTATGACTCTCAAGAGGATGCCTGGAAAGGTTGCAAGGGCAGcattaaaatttcagtttgtgaaaTCCAAG TTCATTCCACTGACTCTACACGAGTTGACCTGACCATACCAGGAGAGCAGTACTTTTACCTCAGAGCCATCAATGCAGCAGAAAGGCAGAAATGGCTGGTGGCATTGGGAACAGCCAAAGCTTGCCTGACAGACAACcgaacaaagagagaaaaag AGCTCCAGGAGAACACAGAGGCCCTGAAAACTAAGATGTCAGAACTCAGATTGTACTGTGACCTTCTTCTCCAACAAGTAAACAAGATCAAGGAGAATGATGAGCAAGGAGACACAGCGGAG aCAGGCATAGACACTGGAAACATGGTGAAGTCAACATGCACCACTTTCCTGAAGACACTAGAGGAATGCATGCAGATAGCAAATCGTACTTTTAGTTCGGATATGGCAACACAGAGTCCACCAGGATCTCCCCCAGTAGCAGCCATAAAACCCCAAAAG ATTAAACCTGTCAATCATCTAAATCAGAACCTTGGAGAACA ATGGAGCGATTTGGCTGAAACCTCAGGAGAAGCAATTGCACACGACGACCGGAGCCTTGACTCTGCAGCAGAGGGACCAGATGAATCAGATAGACCAGAACAGCACCCTTCCCTATCAGGTAAAACAG ACACTGAAGCAAGCAGCGCCAACAGCTCAGTCCACGAGGAGCGAGTTGATCCTACTCTATACACTACTCAGAATACCTCAGAGATTGAGCACTATGACCAACCAGCAGAGGGGGGTGAGGAAAATGAAGCTGATGATCAGAAGGGGGCAACACAAGAGCAGAAGCACAAAGTGGACCAAAGTCAAGAGCACGACGACAACAATGAGGACGCGAACGCTGTCCAGCCGCAGATTCAACGGGAGGCTGCTACAGACGAGCCTCAACTTGAAAACGAGACTTCCAGAGCTTCATCAGAGCCCGAAGACACAGAGCACGTGGAAACTTTCTTCAGCACAATGGGTCACAG atttagtgATATAAGACTGGACGACGACAATGGTATCCCTACACAAGAGTTTTTGGACTCATGCTATGCAATAGTGCCTGTATTAG ACAAACTGGGGTCCACTGTCTTTGCACCAGTTAAAATGGATTTTGTTGGAAATATAAAG AAAATACACCAGAAGCTGATGTCGGACCCTCACAGCTTCCCCACACTACAGTCTATTGTGCTGCATGAAGTCCAGACAGATGTCACCCAGGTGCGCAACTCAGCCACCGAGGCTCTGCTGTGGCTCAGACGAGGCCTAAAGTTCCTCAAAGAGTTTCTTTCAGAGGTCAACGCAGGAGAACAAGACATCCAGGGAGCACTAA ATAACGCCTATGGAAAGACCCTTCGACAGTACCATGGATGGGTTGTGCGAGGAGTGTTTGCT TTGGCCCTGAGAGCTGCCCCGTCTTATCAAAGTTTCACCGCTGCCTTAGTGTCAAGTGAGGGCGACGAGCTGAAGAGCGGCTTCACCAGCGGCATGCACAGGGACCTGGACGTGTACCTCCCGGCCATGGAGAAACAGCTGGCCATCCTGGATGCCCTATATGAAGAATACAACCTGGAGTCTGATGAGGTAGTGTGA